A segment of the Streptomyces sp. NBC_00376 genome:
GTTCGGCGGCGACCCGGGAGGTCAGTGCGTCCAGCAGCTTTCCGGCGAGCCCCGCCCCGCGGTGGGCGTGGTCGACGGCCACCTGCCAGACGACGAGCGTTCCGGGACGGTCCGGCCGGAGGTACCCCGTCACGAAGGCGACGGGTTCGCCGCTCTCGCCCCGGGCGACCACGGAGGTCGCGGTGAAGTCACGGCACCACAGCAGGTAGCTGTACGAGGAGTTGAGGTCCAGGACCTCGGAGTCGCGGGCGATGCGCCAGATCGCGGCCCCGTCCTCCACTCGTGGGGTGTCGATGGTGATGAATTCGTTTCGGGCACTTGCAAAATCTGCTGGTGCGGCGGTCATGCAAATTGAATTTACCCAGCAAATTTCCAAATTGCATCGACGTGAGGGGTTGGGTGGGATGGCCCTCTGTGTTATCACGCGGGCGCGTGCCCCGGCGCGAACAGGGAGTGTTTTCTTCTGTTTTGAGGGCTATTTATCCGGCATAACGGTCGCGATGTGGAGTAGGTCACATGGTTGTAACTCTCGTGCGACGCAACGGAATTGTGTGGTTCGGGGTCGTTCGGACTCTCTGGAAACTCGGGTGTTTAGGGTCCGGGAAACCGGGCAGAAGAATGCGGGGAGCTGCTCTGAATAAAGCAGCTCCCCGCATTCGGCTCCCCGTGTTCGGGAAATATTTGATTCGGCCCGAATTTATTCGCTCGGCCAGGTTTCCGAAACGGCCTTGCGGGCAGCTTCGAAATCGACCTGCCGGCCCGCATCGGCCAGCGCCGCCCCCAGAGCCGCGAGCGAGGACCGCACCGCGCCCCGCGTCGCATCCACACCGTAGTGATTGACCCGGATCATCTCCTTGGACAGCGCACCCCCGCCCGCGATCAGCGGCAGCGAGGGGTCGGCCGCGAGCGCCCGTGCGACCAGCTCGGAGGCGTCGACCCCCTCGGGGGCGCGCAGCGTCGTCGCGACCGGCGCCGCATCCGCTGCCTCGTGCACGTACGGCGAGAGGCCGCCGCCGAGCGCCACCGCACCCGCGCGCGTCGCCGCGGCAGCCGCCGAGTGACGGGCCATCAGCGCGTCCAGGCCCTCGGTCTCGATGCGCTCCACACAGGCCTCCAGCGCCAGCATCTCCAGCTGGGCGGGGGCGTGCAGCAGGGCCTTGCGGCCGCCGTCGATCCAGCGCTCCTTCCAGTCCAGCAACGAGAGGTAGGAGCGGCGCGGGGCCTCGGGGTTGGCGGCGATCCGCTCCCAGGCGCGCTCGCTCACCGACACCGCCGACACCCCGGCCGGGCCGCCCATGGCCTTCTGCGCGCCGATCACGCAGAGGTCGACGCCCCACATGTCCGGCAGCAGCGGCTCGGCACCCACCGAGGCGACGGCGTCCAGCATGAACAGCGCCCCGTGCGAACGGACCACCTCGCCGATCTCGGCGACCGGATTGGTGTTGCCGGTCGCCGCCTCCGCGTGGACCAGGGAGACGAAGTCGATCTCCGGGTGCTCGGCCAGCGCCCGCGCGACCTGGTCGGCGGTGACCGCCGTGTGGAAGGGGACCGCGAGATCGACCACATTGGCGCCGCAGTCCCGCAGCCAGTTCCCGAAGGTCTGCCCGTACGGCCCGGTGACGACGTTCAGCGCGGTCGAGCCGGGCCGGGCGCCGCCCCGGATGCAGCCTTCGAGGGGGAGCAGCGCCTCGCCCTGCATGATGACGACGTCCTGCTCGGTGGCGAGGAGGCCGGCCACCCGCTTCTCGATGGCCGCGAAGTGCGCGGCGGTGAGCGGGGCGAGGTCGAGGAAGGGGTGCGTCACGGTGGTGCTCTCTTCGGGTCGGATCGGGTCGGTGCGCGGTGCCGCGTACGGTCGGTGCTTCCGTCGAAGCGTACCGAGGGCCCCGCGCGCCGCCTCGTACAGTGCTGCCCATGAGTGATCACAGGGCATCTCAGGTGCTGCACGTGAAGGGACGGGTGC
Coding sequences within it:
- a CDS encoding pyridoxal-phosphate-dependent aminotransferase family protein — its product is MTHPFLDLAPLTAAHFAAIEKRVAGLLATEQDVVIMQGEALLPLEGCIRGGARPGSTALNVVTGPYGQTFGNWLRDCGANVVDLAVPFHTAVTADQVARALAEHPEIDFVSLVHAEAATGNTNPVAEIGEVVRSHGALFMLDAVASVGAEPLLPDMWGVDLCVIGAQKAMGGPAGVSAVSVSERAWERIAANPEAPRRSYLSLLDWKERWIDGGRKALLHAPAQLEMLALEACVERIETEGLDALMARHSAAAAATRAGAVALGGGLSPYVHEAADAAPVATTLRAPEGVDASELVARALAADPSLPLIAGGGALSKEMIRVNHYGVDATRGAVRSSLAALGAALADAGRQVDFEAARKAVSETWPSE
- the ectA gene encoding diaminobutyrate acetyltransferase produces the protein MEDGAAIWRIARDSEVLDLNSSYSYLLWCRDFTATSVVARGESGEPVAFVTGYLRPDRPGTLVVWQVAVDHAHRGAGLAGKLLDALTSRVAAEQGLASVETTVTPDNTASDRLFTSYAQRHDVALDREVLFDGGLFPEGNHLPEVLYRIGPFHT